Below is a genomic region from Oceaniferula flava.
TCGAGCGCGTAGGTGATGTCCTCACCCACTTTGTAACCCGCTTTCTCAACGGCCAAGCCGATGGTGTCGAGGGCATCTTCGGTGCCTTCGAAAGTAGGAGCAAATCCACCTTCGTCACCAACTGCCGTGCTGAGACCACGATCGTGAAGGACTTTCTTCAGATTGTGGAAGACCTCGGCACCCATGCGGATGGCTTCTTTGAAGCTTGGTGCGCCAACAGGACGGATCATGAACTCCTGGAATGCGATTGGAGCATCGGAGTGAGAGCCACCATTGATGATGTTCATCATCGGCACAGGAAGCACCTTGGAGTTAGGGCCGCCGAGGTATTTGTAAAGTGGCAGACCAGCTGCAGCTGCGGAAGCGCGGGCACATGCGAGGGAAACGCCGAGGATGGCATTAGCTCCGAGGTTGCGCTTGTTAGGGGTGCCATCGAGATCGATCATGGTGCGATCGATGACTGTCTGTTGAGTGGCATCCTGGCCGATGAGAGCCGGAGCGATCTGCTCGTTGACGTTGGCAACAGCTTTGAGCACACCTTTTCCAAGGTAGCGCTTTGGATCTTCGTCGCGAAGTTCGCAGGCTTCGTGCTCGCCAGTGGAGGCGCCGGATGGCACGGCTGCGCGGCCGAAGGCACCACCCTCGAGGGTGACGTCTACTTCAACGGTGGGATTACCGCGGGAATCAATGATCTCGCGGCCGATGATGCTTTTAATACTAGTATCTGACATATGGATTGTTAGTTGATGAGTTTTGATGATGGCTTGGACGGCAGTCGGCACACTAAGATATGCCGAGCTGCGCTGTCCGAGTGGGTTTCCCGGTTAAGGTGTTACCCTTTGTTGTAGGCTTCAATGCTGACCACTGTCAGCTTGCGGTTTTTCTCGGTCTCGAGATCGCGCACGTCCAGAACGTCGCCAGGTTTCGCCCCGATCAGCGTCATGCCGACATCGGACAGGTAGGAAACGATGTTCTCTTCCGCGATGGAGTCCCAAGCGCCGAGGATGGTGTATTTAACCGGATTGCCGGCGTCGTCTTCCATGTTGACGATGGTGCCAATGTTGACTTCCGAGGTATCGACATTTTTGAAGTCGGTGGCTTGCACGTGGCGCAGCTCTTTTTCCATCTGGGCCTTACGGCGCATGAGCACCGCCTGCATGTCCTTCGCAGCCTTGTATTCGAAGTTCTCACGAAGGTCACCGTATGAACGGGCAACGGAGATCTCCTTGGTGTTTTCAGGGATACGGACTTTGACGATTTCATCGAGTTCCTTCTTGCGGCGCTCGATGCTCTCGCGTGAGGAAGTTACGCCTTCAATTTTCTTCTCAAACTCACCGGTGACAAGATCTTGGGTCTCTGGGCGGGCTTTGATCACGCGAGCCATGAGCGACTTGCGGTCGAGGTCGGTAAACACGGGGCTCTGATAGAGCTTCCGACCGAACTGGCGGGCTTCCGCTTCATCAGCATCAGCCAGAATATCGGCGATCAGTGTTTTATCGCTCATCAGCATGGTGCGCAGACGCACACTCTTACTTGGACCATCGGCGACGTGGTCGCGGTCGAGCAGGTTGAGAATTGAGTTTCCAGTTTCGAAAGTGAACACCTGGGCAGCGGACTTTTCACGCTCGCGGCAGATCCAGATCAAAGCGTCAGGTCCGAGGCTACGGTTAGCGATGGATTTCGCCAGGTGATCACTGAAGATCTCGTCCTGACCATTTTCCAACATGTAGCGGGCGATTTCGGTCACCCCACGGGAGCCCACTTCATCGAACACCTTGAGCATTTCTTCCTGCCAGACGTCACCGAAGGCTTCAGGGAAGCTTTCGAAAATCTTGCGTTGAGTGGCAGCGGAACGTCCTTTCAAACTTCCCACCAGACGGTCGTGCTCGGTAGTCAATACATTGGCCAAGCGGAGATCGCTGTCGGCCAACTCCAGAGAATCGAAGTGCTGGACGATTTCGTCACGGGCAACGAGGAACTCCAACACGGTGCTGAGGTGCAGCTTGCGGCCGGATTGGCAAAACTTGTTCAGAGAGTCGATCAGTCCGGTGAGCTCTGTGCCGCCTTCTTCGAAGACGGCGAGGTTCTTGCGGATGTTCTCGAGTGCTTTGATCTTCACCTTGGGGTCACGCGTTTCGGTGAACTCGACCAAGAGAGTGTCGGCTGGGCTGAGCGAGTCGCCGCGCAGAACCAGAGGATCGGTGCGTTTGCTGGGGACGGAGAAGATGTGGCTTTCGCGGAGTGCCTTCTTGGCTTTTTCCCACCACTTTTTGTAGCCTTCTTCAGGAACCACGCTACCGCAAAGTTCGCGGTCGAGTTGATCCAGCATCATGCTGCCGTCGTGACTTTCAAGGGTGCGTTTCACCAGCTCGACAGGGTCATTATCCACCATGGCGCGCAACTCCCCGATATTATCGAGCTTGCGGGCGCTGAAGTGATCCTCTTCGAGGGGTTCGGTCTTCTGGATGGCAAATTGCAGTGCCATTTCCTGAGACGACTGCTTTTCAAAATCGATGACGACCTTGCCTGATGACAGGTCCCAACTTTCAACTTTTCCTGCGCCCCATGTTTTATGGGAGCAAAATTTTCCAGGGGCGATTTCTGATAATCGTTCCCCGACGGCTTGCGGGATTCGTCCCGCCTCGACAAGCTTCGCTACGTCTGGATGCATGTGGAGAGCATGAAAAAATCAAAGCCAAATAGCAACCCTATTCTCTGATTCTCTCACCGCAAGCTCTTTTCTACAGCTGGATAGAGCCATTGCTGGACCGCTACTGAACCAGTCATAGCCGGCGGCTAATGACCGTGATCAACCTGACCAAAGCTAAGCACTTAGGTGTCAGCGGGTCACAGGCTTCAGCACGGTAAAAACACTTCTACATCGCGTGAACTTGGGCCGATTCACATCGCCGAGATGAACGTGATCAGGGCCGTTCTTTTTTTACAATCTGGCAAATGGCCTCGAAGACCGCCTCTGATGAAGTGACCGATTCAGCTCCTTTTCCGATAAAAATCGGCTGCTCGGATTCCGGCACCCGGTCTCGACCGTGTGAGCCTTTGACCAGACTGGCGTCCAGAGGGATAACATCCAGTAGCGCTCGTAGACCCAACTTTTTCTTCAGCAAAAAGCCAGCAATCTTGACCTTGGGCAGCGGGATCTTGGGATCGATGAACAGCTCCACCGGATCATAACCCGGCTTGCGGTGGATATCGATACAACGGGCAAAATCCGGGGCCACGGCATCATCTTCCCAGTAGTAGTATGTGAACCAGGCATTGGCTTCAGAGACAGCGATGAAGTCCCCCGCTCTCTCGGTGGCCACGCCATCGGCCCACGACTCGGATGCCACCCGAACCTCCTCGACGCCCTCGGTCTGCTCCACCAAAGTGCGCACTTCCTCGCGGATCGAAGGGTCGTTGACGTAAATGTGAGCCACTTGGTGATCCGCCACGGCAAAGGCCCGGCAGCCCCCGCAATCGAGCGTTTCCAGCCCCAGCTCGTTCTTCACCTGAATCCATCCGCGCTTGCGGAACTCGCGGTTGAGGTGGATGGCGCGATCGACCTTGGAGATCCCATACTCAGAGAGCAGCACGACTTCGATGTCGCGTTGTTGATAGAAATCGATCAGATCACCGACCACGGCATCGATGGCTTGCAGCTCAGGGATCACCTCGGGTGCGCCGGGGCCGTATTGTTGCAGACAGTAATCGAGATGTGGCAGATAGACGAGGTTCAACGTCGGTTGCTGTTTGGTCTCGATCCATTTCGTCGACTCGGCGATCCACTGTGACGACTTGATGCCAGCGGCGGGCCCCCAGAATGCCGGGAATGGAAAGTCACCAAGGTCACTTTTCAGCGCCTCACGCATCTCCATCGGCTGAGTGTGGACATCGAAGACCTTGCGTCCGTCGGCCGGATACATCGGGCGCGGCGTCACCGACCAATCGGCGGATGAATACATGTTATACCACCAGAACATCTTGGCGCAGGTGAAGCCCGGAAGCTCGCGGCGCAAGCAATCCCAGATTTTCTCGCCATGGACGATGTGATTGCTCTGTTTCCAGAATTTGACCTCCGCAGCCTCCCGATCATACCAACCGTTGGCCACGATGCCGTGGCCACTGGCAGTTTTTCCTGTGAGGTAGTCCGACTGTGCGGTGCAAGTGACCGCAGGAAAAGCCGGAGTGAAAGAACGAACCGGCATCGTACCAGCAAAGGCAGAGATGGCCGGTGTGTGTTCCCCAATGAGACCCTGAGTCAGGCCGACGACATTGATTACTGCTGTGCGCTGCATAGCTGGGAGGTTCGCGGAACTGAGGCTCCGCATTCCTGTGTTCTAACGACGAGTAGGATAGCGAATACCAGGACGAGTGCTAGCACTCGGCACGCTGCTCTTAGCGCTTGAATCCTTCACCGCTTCAGCAGTGCTTGGTTTCTGCGGCAGCACGCCATCGGCAAACTTACGGGTCGAAGAAGAGTTGCTGTAACGCTGTTCCATATCGTGCTGGGCGTCCTGCTGCGAAGCCTCGCCATTGATTATTTTCGGCTGAATGAAGATCAGCAA
It encodes:
- the eno gene encoding phosphopyruvate hydratase, with product MSDTSIKSIIGREIIDSRGNPTVEVDVTLEGGAFGRAAVPSGASTGEHEACELRDEDPKRYLGKGVLKAVANVNEQIAPALIGQDATQQTVIDRTMIDLDGTPNKRNLGANAILGVSLACARASAAAAGLPLYKYLGGPNSKVLPVPMMNIINGGSHSDAPIAFQEFMIRPVGAPSFKEAIRMGAEVFHNLKKVLHDRGLSTAVGDEGGFAPTFEGTEDALDTIGLAVEKAGYKVGEDITYALDCASSEFFEDGVYNYAKFEGEGGAKRNSEEQAAYLAELCEKYPIDSIEDGCDENDWDGWKVLTDKVGDTVQLVGDDLFVTNVDFLQKGIDLGVANSILIKVNQIGTLTETLDAIELGKVNGYNSVISHRSGETEDSTIAHIAVATNAGQIKTGSMSRSDRIAKYNQLLRIEEVLGEQAVYGG
- a CDS encoding GreA/GreB family elongation factor, with amino-acid sequence MHPDVAKLVEAGRIPQAVGERLSEIAPGKFCSHKTWGAGKVESWDLSSGKVVIDFEKQSSQEMALQFAIQKTEPLEEDHFSARKLDNIGELRAMVDNDPVELVKRTLESHDGSMMLDQLDRELCGSVVPEEGYKKWWEKAKKALRESHIFSVPSKRTDPLVLRGDSLSPADTLLVEFTETRDPKVKIKALENIRKNLAVFEEGGTELTGLIDSLNKFCQSGRKLHLSTVLEFLVARDEIVQHFDSLELADSDLRLANVLTTEHDRLVGSLKGRSAATQRKIFESFPEAFGDVWQEEMLKVFDEVGSRGVTEIARYMLENGQDEIFSDHLAKSIANRSLGPDALIWICREREKSAAQVFTFETGNSILNLLDRDHVADGPSKSVRLRTMLMSDKTLIADILADADEAEARQFGRKLYQSPVFTDLDRKSLMARVIKARPETQDLVTGEFEKKIEGVTSSRESIERRKKELDEIVKVRIPENTKEISVARSYGDLRENFEYKAAKDMQAVLMRRKAQMEKELRHVQATDFKNVDTSEVNIGTIVNMEDDAGNPVKYTILGAWDSIAEENIVSYLSDVGMTLIGAKPGDVLDVRDLETEKNRKLTVVSIEAYNKG
- a CDS encoding alkaline phosphatase family protein, with protein sequence MQRTAVINVVGLTQGLIGEHTPAISAFAGTMPVRSFTPAFPAVTCTAQSDYLTGKTASGHGIVANGWYDREAAEVKFWKQSNHIVHGEKIWDCLRRELPGFTCAKMFWWYNMYSSADWSVTPRPMYPADGRKVFDVHTQPMEMREALKSDLGDFPFPAFWGPAAGIKSSQWIAESTKWIETKQQPTLNLVYLPHLDYCLQQYGPGAPEVIPELQAIDAVVGDLIDFYQQRDIEVVLLSEYGISKVDRAIHLNREFRKRGWIQVKNELGLETLDCGGCRAFAVADHQVAHIYVNDPSIREEVRTLVEQTEGVEEVRVASESWADGVATERAGDFIAVSEANAWFTYYYWEDDAVAPDFARCIDIHRKPGYDPVELFIDPKIPLPKVKIAGFLLKKKLGLRALLDVIPLDASLVKGSHGRDRVPESEQPIFIGKGAESVTSSEAVFEAICQIVKKERP